From Coffea arabica cultivar ET-39 chromosome 2e, Coffea Arabica ET-39 HiFi, whole genome shotgun sequence, the proteins below share one genomic window:
- the LOC113732349 gene encoding putative disease resistance RPP13-like protein 1 isoform X4 — protein sequence MALLARKMAPKVDEITRRLESMKEQIKILHLAETVAKRPNKNRDRLPSTSLVESYVYGRENDKEELLKLLLSNESSDDQVVVIPIVGMGGVGKTTLAQMVYNDDRVNEFFDSKAWACVSDDFDIVGVTKTILKAITRGGCDYEDLNMVQVKLSEALTRKRFLIVLDDVWNEKYEDWDILRRPFLVGSSGSKIIVTTRHHRVASVMSSTAGYSLKELTDDESLWLLARHALGRTNFDRHPNLEGIGRSIVRKCKNLPLAVKTLGGLLRARSTPDEWTDILNSEIWEIKEDQSDILPALRLSYYHLPAHLKPCFAYCSIFPKDYEFDKYELVLLWMAEGFLEESKASDLMEDTGDNYFKELLMRSFFQQSSSASSRFVMHDLINDLARYVAGDFCSRLTDDLEENIKCTILDKVRYTSFTSSMYGASQKFKTLQKAKHLRSFLPVSGKYDGDFYIAKKVITELLLELRYPRVLSFSGYSISDLPNSIGELIHLRYLNLSGTSLKVLPESLSNLCNLQTLRLRDCWGLINLPVGIRKLINLRHLENFNTSQLHEMPSGIDQLTSLQTLSKVVVSKNGGFRLNDLGNLSLLAGSLAILELQNVTNVQEARDANLKNKRDLDNIVLAWNSEYDGSLSKVLQQDLLEALRPHTNLTSLEIEFYKGDKFSSWVGDSSFTKLEEVSLRGCTHCKCLPSLGQLPALKDLSIQTMLEVKAVGTELCGKDCSWEFSFPLLESLTFDDMPEWEEWTCLSSAGENECHFPLLQKLCISRCPKLKSIPVLQLPSLSELKLQKCSVGIAKCLYNLTSLNNLDFRQIIGLASLEDAFMQFPSGLEDITLRECHQLKNLWGSSNTVNLVQLKSLVVSECSQLSSLEELAVLPMLKYLKIESCSALLSLPTLSGLNTLEISSCSALSCLPMDKLLLPQLRNLGIRHCQKLNLTPEIVIEDTSTSIESLEIVGCPCLNLRTMLGSVYSFASLRFLDIRDCDYDLDQLPTPSLERLSLCRCKNVSYLPSGLGRLRSLLLYSCSSPLLFPQGDFPPTLKFLDIEAGENLQLKPLSEWGLNRLTFLERFYIRGGYPGLESFSGSGDDGLALLPPTLRSVAIGDLRNLKSLSTFLRGLTALRYLHIFNCPELGSLPKESLRNPLQTLVINKCPLLEKRCLMDRGDYWPMIEDIPCVEIRSDGIKSGSMHFFSYHSD from the exons ATGGCTCTACTAGCAAG AAAAATGGCTCCCAAGGTGGATGAAATAACTAGAAGATTGGAGAGCATGAAAGAACAAATCAAAATCCTCCATTTGGCAGAGACTGTAGCAAAGAGGCCGAACAAAAATAGGGATAGATTGCCATCAACTTCCTTGGTGGAGTCTTATGTTTATGGTCGAGAGAATGACAAAGAAGAGCTGCTGAAATTGCTCCTTTCAAATGAATCGAGTGATGATCAAGTGGTTGTGATACCAATTGTTGGCATGGGAGGGGTTGGTAAAACAACTCTTGCTCAAATGGTGTACAATGATGACAGAGTCAACGAATTTTTCGATTCCAAGGCTTGGGCTTGTGTTTCAGATGATTTTGACATTGTTGGGGTAACAAAGACAATCCTTAAAGCAATCACACGAGGTGGCTGTGATTATGAGGATCTGAATATGGTTCAAGTGAAACTGAGTGAGGCCTTGACCAGGAAGAGGTTTCTAATTGTTTTAGATGATGTTTGGAATGAAAAATACGAGGACTGGGACATCCTGCGCCGCCCATTTCTAGTTGGTTCATCTGGGAGCAAGATAATTGTCACCACTCGGCATCATAGGGTGGCATCAGTAATGTCTTCCACTGCTGGATATAGTCTGAAGGAGTTGACAGATGATGAAAGCTTATGGTTACTGGCAAGACATGCACTAGGAAGGACAAATTTTGACAGGCACCCCAATCTAGAAGGCATTGGTAGGAGTATTGTAAGGAAATGTAAGAACTTGCCCTTGGCCGTGAAGACTCTTGGAGGGCTGTTGCGTGCTAGATCGACCCCAGATGAATGGACGGATATACTGAACAGTGAGATATGGGAAATAAAAGAGGATCAAAGTGATATTCTTCCAGCACTAAGATTAAGCTATTATCATCTTCCTGCCCATCTAAAACCGTGCTTTGCTTACTGCTCCATATTTCCCAAGGACTATGAGTTTGACAAATATGAGCTTGTATTGCTCTGGATGGCAGAGGGTTTTCTCGAGGAATCAAAAGCAAGTGATCTTATGGAGGACACAGGGGACAATTATTTTAAGGAGCTACTAATGAGGTCCTTCTTCCAGCAGTCAAGTTCCGCTAGTTCACGTTTTGTGATGCATGACCTTATTAACGATCTAGCTAGATATGTTGCTGGAGATTTTTGTTCCAGACTGACAGACGACTTGGAAGAGAACATCAAATGCACGATTCTTGACAAGGTTAGGTACACATCATTCACAAGTTCAATGTATGGAGCTTcacaaaagtttaaaacacTTCAGAAAGCAAAACATTTGCGGAGTTTCCTACCCGTTTCTGGCAAGTATGACGGCGACTTTTACATCGCTAAAAAGGTCATAACAGAACTTTTGCTGGAATTGCGATACCCAAGGGTGCTATCATTCAGTGGATATTCTATCTCTGATCTACCAAATTCCATTGGTGAATTAATACATCTAAGGTACCTGAATTTGTCTGGTACTTCGTTGAAAGTGTTGCCTGAATCATTGAGTAACCTTTGCAATTTACAAACACTACGTTTGCGCGACTGCTGGGGGCTGATTAACTTACCGGTGGGTATTAGAAAATTAATTAACCTGCGCCATCTTGAAAATTTCAATACTAGTCAATTGCATGAGATGCCTTCAGGGATTGATCAGTTGACGAGCTTGCAGACACTATCCAAAGTGGTTGTGAGCAAAAATGGTGGGTTCAGGCTGAATGACTTGGGGAACTTGTCCTTACTGGCAGGGTCACTCGCCATTTTGGAGTTGCAAAATGTTACGAATGTTCAAGAAGCACGGGATGCCAATTTGAAGAACAAGAGGGACCTTGATAACATAGTATTGGCATGGAATAGTGAATATGATGGTTCTCTGAGTAAAGTTCTTCAACAAGATTTGCTTGAGGCACTACGACCACACACAAACCTAACGAGTCTTGAAATTGAGTTCTATAAGGGAGACAAATTCTCTTCCTGGGTGGGGGATTCTTCATTTACTAAATTAGAAGAAGTAAGCCTCAGAGGTTGTACACACTGCAAGTGTTTACCATCACTCGGGCAATTGCCTGCGCTCAAGGATTTGAGCATTCAAACCATGCTTGAGGTGAAGGCAGTAGGTACGGAGCTATGTGGCAAAGATTGCTCTTGGGAATTTTCCTTTCCATTGCTTGAAAGTCTAACATTTGATGACATGCCAGAATGGGAGGAATGGACTTGCTTAAGTTCAGCAGGAGAGAACGAATGCCACTTCCCTCTGCTCCAAAAGCTCTGTATAAGTAGATGCCCAAAGTTGAAAAGCATTCCTGTTTTGCAGCTTCCTTCACTCTCTGAACTAAAGTTGCAAAAGTGCTCGGTGGGAATTGCAAAATGTTTATACAATTTGACCTCATTAAACAATTTGGATTTTCGGCAGATTATAGGGCTTGCATCCCTCGAGGATGCGTTCATGCAGTTCCCATCAGGCCTTGAAGATATCACATTACGTGAGTGCCATCAACTGAAGAATTTGTGGGGCTCAAGTAATACTGTAAACCTTGTGCAGCTAAAATCTTTAGTTGTTTCAGAATGTTCACAGCTTTCATCCTTGGAGGAGCTTGCTGTTTTACCCATGCTTAAATATCTTAAGATAGAAAGTTGCAGTGCTCTCCTGTCTTTGCCTACATTATCTGGTCTTAACACATTGGAAATAAGCAGTTGCTCAGCCCTCAGTTGCTTGCCAATGGACAAGTTGCTCCTCCCTCAGCTTAGGAATCTTGGGATCAGACATTGCCAGAAACTGAACCTTACTCCGGAGATTGTCATAGAGGACACTAGCACATCGATTGAGAGTCTGGAAATCGTTGGCTGCCCATGTCTGAATTTGAGAACAATGCTTGGTTCAGTCTACAGTTTTGCAAGTCTCCGGTTTTTGGATATTAGGGATTGTGATTATGATCTGGATCAATTGCCCACTCCAAGTTTGGAACGTCTTTCCTTGTGCAGATGCAAAAATGTTAGTTACTTGCCCAGTGGTTTGGGACGACTAAGATCTCTGTTGTTGTATTCTTGTTCAAGTCCTTTGTTATTTCCACAAGGAGATTTTCCTCCCACTCTGAAGTTTCTTGACATAGAGGCAGGAGAAAACTTACAGCTGAAGCCCCTGTCAGAATGGGGACTCAACAGACTCACGTTTCTTGAAAGGTTCTACATCCGTGGTGGATATCCAGGGCTGGAATCATTTTCTGGTAGTGGTGATGATGGATTGGCTTTGCTTCCTCCGACTCTTAGGTCCGTCGCCATTGGTGACTTGCGAAATCTGAAATCGCTCTCCACGTTCTTGCGAGGTCTTACAGCTCTTCGATATCTGCATATCTTTAACTGCCCCGAGCTTGGATCCCTACCAAAGGAATCGCTGCGTAATCCGCTTCAAACTCTAGTAATTAATAAATGCCCACTTCTTGAGAAAAGGTGTTTGATGGATAGAGGAGACTACTGGCCCATGATTGAAGACATTCCCTGTGTGGAAATACGCAGTGATGGCATCAA ATCGGGTTCGATGCACTTTTTTTCTTATCATTCTGATTAA
- the LOC113732349 gene encoding putative disease resistance RPP13-like protein 1 isoform X2 has protein sequence MTQALQVTTKMKDGDQMKESNKEVIFDKLASVDLKKFARSEGLDTQLKRWIQVLSLIQAVLDDAEDKQNMRIAVKHWLDDLQDLAYDMDDVIDEFSTEACRRKLMEAHGSTSKVDEITRRLESMKEQIKILHLAETVAKRPNKNRDRLPSTSLVESYVYGRENDKEELLKLLLSNESSDDQVVVIPIVGMGGVGKTTLAQMVYNDDRVNEFFDSKAWACVSDDFDIVGVTKTILKAITRGGCDYEDLNMVQVKLSEALTRKRFLIVLDDVWNEKYEDWDILRRPFLVGSSGSKIIVTTRHHRVASVMSSTAGYSLKELTDDESLWLLARHALGRTNFDRHPNLEGIGRSIVRKCKNLPLAVKTLGGLLRARSTPDEWTDILNSEIWEIKEDQSDILPALRLSYYHLPAHLKPCFAYCSIFPKDYEFDKYELVLLWMAEGFLEESKASDLMEDTGDNYFKELLMRSFFQQSSSASSRFVMHDLINDLARYVAGDFCSRLTDDLEENIKCTILDKVRYTSFTSSMYGASQKFKTLQKAKHLRSFLPVSGKYDGDFYIAKKVITELLLELRYPRVLSFSGYSISDLPNSIGELIHLRYLNLSGTSLKVLPESLSNLCNLQTLRLRDCWGLINLPVGIRKLINLRHLENFNTSQLHEMPSGIDQLTSLQTLSKVVVSKNGGFRLNDLGNLSLLAGSLAILELQNVTNVQEARDANLKNKRDLDNIVLAWNSEYDGSLSKVLQQDLLEALRPHTNLTSLEIEFYKGDKFSSWVGDSSFTKLEEVSLRGCTHCKCLPSLGQLPALKDLSIQTMLEVKAVGTELCGKDCSWEFSFPLLESLTFDDMPEWEEWTCLSSAGENECHFPLLQKLCISRCPKLKSIPVLQLPSLSELKLQKCSVGIAKCLYNLTSLNNLDFRQIIGLASLEDAFMQFPSGLEDITLRECHQLKNLWGSSNTVNLVQLKSLVVSECSQLSSLEELAVLPMLKYLKIESCSALLSLPTLSGLNTLEISSCSALSCLPMDKLLLPQLRNLGIRHCQKLNLTPEIVIEDTSTSIESLEIVGCPCLNLRTMLGSVYSFASLRFLDIRDCDYDLDQLPTPSLERLSLCRCKNVSYLPSGLGRLRSLLLYSCSSPLLFPQGDFPPTLKFLDIEAGENLQLKPLSEWGLNRLTFLERFYIRGGYPGLESFSGSGDDGLALLPPTLRSVAIGDLRNLKSLSTFLRGLTALRYLHIFNCPELGSLPKESLRNPLQTLVINKCPLLEKRCLMDRGDYWPMIEDIPCVEIRSDGIKSGSMHFFSYHSD, from the exons ATGACCCAAGCATTGCAGGTCACTACGAAAATGAAGGATGGAGATCAGATGAAAGAGAGCAATAAAGAG GTGATATTTGACAAGCTTGCTTCTGTGGATTTGAAGAAATTTGCACGCTCAGAAGGCTTAGATACTCAGCTGAAACGATGGATCCAAGTGCTATCCCTGATTCAGGCAGTGCTTGATGATGCAGAGGACAAGCAGAATATGAGGATTGCTGTGAAGCACTGGCTAGATGATCTTCAGGATTTGGCATATGATATGGATGATGTGATCGACGAATTCTCCACTGAAGCTTGTCGAAGAAAGTTGATGGAAGCTCATGGCTCTACTAGCAAG GTGGATGAAATAACTAGAAGATTGGAGAGCATGAAAGAACAAATCAAAATCCTCCATTTGGCAGAGACTGTAGCAAAGAGGCCGAACAAAAATAGGGATAGATTGCCATCAACTTCCTTGGTGGAGTCTTATGTTTATGGTCGAGAGAATGACAAAGAAGAGCTGCTGAAATTGCTCCTTTCAAATGAATCGAGTGATGATCAAGTGGTTGTGATACCAATTGTTGGCATGGGAGGGGTTGGTAAAACAACTCTTGCTCAAATGGTGTACAATGATGACAGAGTCAACGAATTTTTCGATTCCAAGGCTTGGGCTTGTGTTTCAGATGATTTTGACATTGTTGGGGTAACAAAGACAATCCTTAAAGCAATCACACGAGGTGGCTGTGATTATGAGGATCTGAATATGGTTCAAGTGAAACTGAGTGAGGCCTTGACCAGGAAGAGGTTTCTAATTGTTTTAGATGATGTTTGGAATGAAAAATACGAGGACTGGGACATCCTGCGCCGCCCATTTCTAGTTGGTTCATCTGGGAGCAAGATAATTGTCACCACTCGGCATCATAGGGTGGCATCAGTAATGTCTTCCACTGCTGGATATAGTCTGAAGGAGTTGACAGATGATGAAAGCTTATGGTTACTGGCAAGACATGCACTAGGAAGGACAAATTTTGACAGGCACCCCAATCTAGAAGGCATTGGTAGGAGTATTGTAAGGAAATGTAAGAACTTGCCCTTGGCCGTGAAGACTCTTGGAGGGCTGTTGCGTGCTAGATCGACCCCAGATGAATGGACGGATATACTGAACAGTGAGATATGGGAAATAAAAGAGGATCAAAGTGATATTCTTCCAGCACTAAGATTAAGCTATTATCATCTTCCTGCCCATCTAAAACCGTGCTTTGCTTACTGCTCCATATTTCCCAAGGACTATGAGTTTGACAAATATGAGCTTGTATTGCTCTGGATGGCAGAGGGTTTTCTCGAGGAATCAAAAGCAAGTGATCTTATGGAGGACACAGGGGACAATTATTTTAAGGAGCTACTAATGAGGTCCTTCTTCCAGCAGTCAAGTTCCGCTAGTTCACGTTTTGTGATGCATGACCTTATTAACGATCTAGCTAGATATGTTGCTGGAGATTTTTGTTCCAGACTGACAGACGACTTGGAAGAGAACATCAAATGCACGATTCTTGACAAGGTTAGGTACACATCATTCACAAGTTCAATGTATGGAGCTTcacaaaagtttaaaacacTTCAGAAAGCAAAACATTTGCGGAGTTTCCTACCCGTTTCTGGCAAGTATGACGGCGACTTTTACATCGCTAAAAAGGTCATAACAGAACTTTTGCTGGAATTGCGATACCCAAGGGTGCTATCATTCAGTGGATATTCTATCTCTGATCTACCAAATTCCATTGGTGAATTAATACATCTAAGGTACCTGAATTTGTCTGGTACTTCGTTGAAAGTGTTGCCTGAATCATTGAGTAACCTTTGCAATTTACAAACACTACGTTTGCGCGACTGCTGGGGGCTGATTAACTTACCGGTGGGTATTAGAAAATTAATTAACCTGCGCCATCTTGAAAATTTCAATACTAGTCAATTGCATGAGATGCCTTCAGGGATTGATCAGTTGACGAGCTTGCAGACACTATCCAAAGTGGTTGTGAGCAAAAATGGTGGGTTCAGGCTGAATGACTTGGGGAACTTGTCCTTACTGGCAGGGTCACTCGCCATTTTGGAGTTGCAAAATGTTACGAATGTTCAAGAAGCACGGGATGCCAATTTGAAGAACAAGAGGGACCTTGATAACATAGTATTGGCATGGAATAGTGAATATGATGGTTCTCTGAGTAAAGTTCTTCAACAAGATTTGCTTGAGGCACTACGACCACACACAAACCTAACGAGTCTTGAAATTGAGTTCTATAAGGGAGACAAATTCTCTTCCTGGGTGGGGGATTCTTCATTTACTAAATTAGAAGAAGTAAGCCTCAGAGGTTGTACACACTGCAAGTGTTTACCATCACTCGGGCAATTGCCTGCGCTCAAGGATTTGAGCATTCAAACCATGCTTGAGGTGAAGGCAGTAGGTACGGAGCTATGTGGCAAAGATTGCTCTTGGGAATTTTCCTTTCCATTGCTTGAAAGTCTAACATTTGATGACATGCCAGAATGGGAGGAATGGACTTGCTTAAGTTCAGCAGGAGAGAACGAATGCCACTTCCCTCTGCTCCAAAAGCTCTGTATAAGTAGATGCCCAAAGTTGAAAAGCATTCCTGTTTTGCAGCTTCCTTCACTCTCTGAACTAAAGTTGCAAAAGTGCTCGGTGGGAATTGCAAAATGTTTATACAATTTGACCTCATTAAACAATTTGGATTTTCGGCAGATTATAGGGCTTGCATCCCTCGAGGATGCGTTCATGCAGTTCCCATCAGGCCTTGAAGATATCACATTACGTGAGTGCCATCAACTGAAGAATTTGTGGGGCTCAAGTAATACTGTAAACCTTGTGCAGCTAAAATCTTTAGTTGTTTCAGAATGTTCACAGCTTTCATCCTTGGAGGAGCTTGCTGTTTTACCCATGCTTAAATATCTTAAGATAGAAAGTTGCAGTGCTCTCCTGTCTTTGCCTACATTATCTGGTCTTAACACATTGGAAATAAGCAGTTGCTCAGCCCTCAGTTGCTTGCCAATGGACAAGTTGCTCCTCCCTCAGCTTAGGAATCTTGGGATCAGACATTGCCAGAAACTGAACCTTACTCCGGAGATTGTCATAGAGGACACTAGCACATCGATTGAGAGTCTGGAAATCGTTGGCTGCCCATGTCTGAATTTGAGAACAATGCTTGGTTCAGTCTACAGTTTTGCAAGTCTCCGGTTTTTGGATATTAGGGATTGTGATTATGATCTGGATCAATTGCCCACTCCAAGTTTGGAACGTCTTTCCTTGTGCAGATGCAAAAATGTTAGTTACTTGCCCAGTGGTTTGGGACGACTAAGATCTCTGTTGTTGTATTCTTGTTCAAGTCCTTTGTTATTTCCACAAGGAGATTTTCCTCCCACTCTGAAGTTTCTTGACATAGAGGCAGGAGAAAACTTACAGCTGAAGCCCCTGTCAGAATGGGGACTCAACAGACTCACGTTTCTTGAAAGGTTCTACATCCGTGGTGGATATCCAGGGCTGGAATCATTTTCTGGTAGTGGTGATGATGGATTGGCTTTGCTTCCTCCGACTCTTAGGTCCGTCGCCATTGGTGACTTGCGAAATCTGAAATCGCTCTCCACGTTCTTGCGAGGTCTTACAGCTCTTCGATATCTGCATATCTTTAACTGCCCCGAGCTTGGATCCCTACCAAAGGAATCGCTGCGTAATCCGCTTCAAACTCTAGTAATTAATAAATGCCCACTTCTTGAGAAAAGGTGTTTGATGGATAGAGGAGACTACTGGCCCATGATTGAAGACATTCCCTGTGTGGAAATACGCAGTGATGGCATCAA ATCGGGTTCGATGCACTTTTTTTCTTATCATTCTGATTAA